The Erigeron canadensis isolate Cc75 chromosome 1, C_canadensis_v1, whole genome shotgun sequence genome segment CCCATTTCCAGCCCAAGGCCACGTCAACTCCATGTTAAAATTAACGGAGCTCCTTTTGGAAGCCAGTCTTAATATCACTTTTTTAATTTCCGCCAAGGACCATGACCGCCTGGCCCGGTTCACCACGGTCCACTCACATCTTACCCGTTACTTGGGCCGCTTTCGGTTCCATGTCATTCATGGGCTATATGAAGGCCCAATGGATACCGATGAAAAGTTGAGTGTAATGATAGCTGATTCTTTGCCAAAAGTAGCTGTACCTTTGCTTAGAGACTTGCTTGTTGATTCTCACGTGACTTGTTTGATAGTGGATGGAATTATGGGTTTTCCAATTGACGTTGCTAAGGGTACCGGAGTTCCGGTTATTTTCTTTCGAACAATTAGTGCTTGTGCACTTTGGGCTTACTTTTCTGTCCCGGGTCTTATAAACTCTGGCGACCTCCCCTTTCAAGGTACATATATATTCCATAATGATACCTTTTGGTCTATATATGTTACATTAGTAATGATActtatatttacattattaaaATGATACTTTTTGGTTTATGTTACATGGGTATCTTACATGCCCATATGGCCCAAAACAACTTTGGCGTGTCATGTGAGagtattttacatttttacatgcCCATTTTAGCCCAAACCAATTTGGGGGATATGtaaatttaaaatgattttattgTTGAAGGCTAAGTGAATGTGAACAATATCTGAGATTTTTAATCCTGATGAAGGTACAAACTTGGATGAACGAATAGTAAGTTTAGAAGGAATGGAAGCATTCCTTCGTAGACGTGATCTTCCGAGCTTTTGTCGCTCCGATTTAAATAACCAAACCTTGCAACAAGTAATTGGCGTATCACGCAGAACCACAGAGGCTCATGCACTTTTGCTTAACACCTTTGATGAACTTGAAGGGCCTATTGTCTCccaaatacaaaaacattgccCGAATATCTATACAATTGGACCACTTCATGCTCATTTGAAAGCCCGGACTTTATCCAAATTAACATCTTCGAACAGTTTATTCGAGGAAGATAAGACATGTATTACTTGGCTTGATCAAAAAGCACCAAAATCGGTGTTGTATGTTAGTTTTGGAAGCCTTGTGACCGTTACAAGAGAGCAACTTATGGAGTTTTGGCATGGTTTAGTCAATAGCGGAAAACCATTCTTGTGGGTCATTCGTGATGATCTAGTGTTAAAACATGATGATGAGAATAAGGTTCCGTATGAGCTAGAGGAAGGTACAAAAAAAAGAGGCTATATGGTAGGATGGGTTCCTCAAGAAGACGTGTTAGCCCATCCAGCTGTAGGTGCATTTCTAACGCATAATGGATGGAACTCAACATTGGAAAGTATCGTCGAAGGAGTACCAATGATTAGTTGGCCATATTTTGCGGATCAACAAATTAATAGTAGATTTGTGGAAGCCGTATGGAAATTAGGTTTAGACATGAAGGATACATGTGATAGGAAAATAATCGAGAAGACTATAAAAGTAGTTATGGAGGATCGGAAGATGGAATTTATAGAATCTGCGGATCGTATGGCAAGATTAGCAAAGGAAACGGTAAATGAAGGTGGGTCGTCTTATGGTAATTTGAATCGTCTTGTTGAAGACATTAAAATGATGGGTGTTGGGTCAAAATAACTTCAGGTACTTCAAATTTGTTGTAGAAGCTTATGTTCTTCAAATTCCTTAATTGTTTATACATATCATGTTACTCATATGATAGATTTCTTCTGGAGTTATGCAGTGTAGAGTATCTATATGATGTATTGCAGTAAAACCATTTGAAAATTTGCTAGTTTTTTTTGAGTAACTTATATTACCTATAAAGTTCCTAATTTAAATCCTAAGATGTTGTGGCATACTACTCATTGGAGTCATTCTATGGTTGTACATTATAATGTTGGTGCCTGACTATGTGAGGTAAAATTGTTCAAAAACTTGAGTAAACAAAAACTTTGTATAAAGTatttgagtaaaaaaaaaagt includes the following:
- the LOC122583238 gene encoding 7-deoxyloganetic acid glucosyl transferase-like, producing MDTEPPPPHVLIFPFPAQGHVNSMLKLTELLLEASLNITFLISAKDHDRLARFTTVHSHLTRYLGRFRFHVIHGLYEGPMDTDEKLSVMIADSLPKVAVPLLRDLLVDSHVTCLIVDGIMGFPIDVAKGTGVPVIFFRTISACALWAYFSVPGLINSGDLPFQGTNLDERIVSLEGMEAFLRRRDLPSFCRSDLNNQTLQQVIGVSRRTTEAHALLLNTFDELEGPIVSQIQKHCPNIYTIGPLHAHLKARTLSKLTSSNSLFEEDKTCITWLDQKAPKSVLYVSFGSLVTVTREQLMEFWHGLVNSGKPFLWVIRDDLVLKHDDENKVPYELEEGTKKRGYMVGWVPQEDVLAHPAVGAFLTHNGWNSTLESIVEGVPMISWPYFADQQINSRFVEAVWKLGLDMKDTCDRKIIEKTIKVVMEDRKMEFIESADRMARLAKETVNEGGSSYGNLNRLVEDIKMMGVGSK